The Mytilus edulis chromosome 4, xbMytEdul2.2, whole genome shotgun sequence nucleotide sequence tcggaattttggtcctcaatgctcttcaatttgtaCATTATTTGgcagttttaaattttttggtagacaaaacacgcgtctggcgtagatACAAAatttgtcctggtatctatgatgagtttatttagcgGACAGAACTTTGCAAGTCGTTTTCAGATATAGTCCACCGTAGCGTCATGATAGTCAAATCTCAAAAGttgattaaaaatattcaaaggaAACTAAACCAAACGTTATAAAAGTGAGTTTGAATTGCACGAACTCCGTAAGGATCGATACCAGGTGCCACGAAAGGATAGGATAATTGGGATTATGGTCTTCTCGTTGCATTAAAcgtcattttttcaagatggaaATACATAACCATTGAAGTCCAGTGTTTTAATGATCATTCACTAAAACCATTTAACATAAGAGCAATGTTCTCAGCATTAATTACTCTTCTTCCCACACATGACATAGTTACAAAGTGATTTAAATTAGTACTTATCAGTCATTAAAAACCATTACTACAGTATAAAATGCTCCGATAGGATTTattatctaattaaaatatacaaaGATTAAGTTTTAACAATATAAGAAAAGTAGATTAACCAAAAGTTATCACcagaataaattatttttatcctCAAATTTTTATACATTAGAAATTTCATGCGACCGAAGCACATATCTTGATTAGTTTTCGTCAGCTGAACATCGAATATTTGAAAGCATAAGAAACATAAGAACCAAATAGTTGATGTGCTTTATGACCAAAACTACCAAGAACTAAACCCTGTTATTgtaaatgttgtcattttaaaaaatttccCGATTACAAAacttttcgattttttttctcgaaaaactaaggattttttttttccaGGCATATATTATCTTAGTcatttttggcacaactttttcggAATTATCTCTTATGATTATAAGTATTTACAAGAAATTGTATATCTACAGCTAGATATTGAATGAATTGTTACGtactcaaaattttaagaaacaacATTCTGACTATTCATTCACAAATACAGTTTCCGTATGAAAGTAACAAATGCTAATATTTAATTTTAGACAAACGGTTTTGAtcagttgaaatattttttgtaaaatctgTAATTTCCCTACACTTTTAGAACACTTTCTAACAGTTATAATCTAGAATAGTGTCGTATAGTTTTTCCATAGAGCTAGTTCTTATACAGTTCTAACGAGAACATTCTGGGCTTTCTGGATTACTTAAGGACTGTTCTGTGACTGTTTAGAGATATTTTATAACAGGTTATTCTGACATGTATGAATGATTAGAACTGCATGATTCCAAATATATTgctatgtaatattttttctagACGTTTCAATCAAACAGATTTAGTCTACTGTATAAAGAAACAATGTTCCCGTTTGAAATTGCCAATAGTTTTGTGTCATCTTGAAAACATATCTTTGTGTCACCGGAACTGTAATAATCAGCGGTAAGAATGATTTGAATGTCATTATTTTCTGGATTTATCCTGAACACATTGTTAGATTCGCTGCATACAACATAAACGTAGCCATTGTCGTCGATTGTAAGGCCACATGGgtatttgaaatgttttgatttaaagGTTGAAATTGTATCACCTAATTCATCTATTTGTAAAATTTGATCATGTATATAATCATTAACAAATGTTTTGCCATTTCTACCGATACAAATGTAGTTATTGAACTCACTGTCTAAACTTTCTATGTTTAACGAAACAAGAGGATTGCCCTCGATGTCTAATGTAAAAAGACTGTGCATTGCAGTCACGAAAAGAACATCCGAGTAAAAGGTTATGCCAGTGCAATGCTTTTCCAAAAAAATGACACGTTTGATATAACTTTTTGCAATATCTACAACGCCAATAGAACGTTTTGTTCTAAACGAAACGGCGATAGTGTTGTCATCTATGACTGCTAGATACCAAGGAGCAAAGGGTAGTACTATTTCATCATAACTATCCTCGTTCAattgataaattataatttttttattataatctgCAATAGCTATTTTCCCTAATGCAAGcgattttatatcttttatatcaGATCCTGGGAACGTAGCGTGGTGAAATAATGTGAATCTATGTGTATTCTCTTTTGAAACTTGTGTTATATGTGGTAAGTTCATGATACGATGGCTCTGTGATATCCGACTTATTTGGTGAACTTGGAAGCAGCTTTCGCACATCCATCCTATACACTCTTGACAATAGTACACATCAGCGATATCTTCCACTTCATACTGACATACAAAACAACTAAAAgataacaatattacattttattttttgtcaaatactCATAacgattaatttttttttagcaaaaacaTATGTTTCATCAAAACATTATATGCAAACCAAAGCGATGTTTGTATAGAAATTTCTCCTCAATATTCAATTTTTGCAGTTAATTACTATTACTATTTACTATTACTATTACTATTCCAGTTAGATTACTATTACTATTTACTATTACTATTCCAGTTAGATTACTATTACTATTTACTATTACTATTACTATTCCAGTTAGATTACTATTACTATTTACTATTACTATTACTATTCTAGTTAGATTACTTTTACTATTTACTATTACTATTACTATTCCAGTTAGATTCAAAATAAAACGGACATAGCCATAACATATTATTAATTGtctaattgctaccttagtttgatattaataagtattgaaattttcattgttattgaatgtaatatcagtatttagtacaaatataatcttaagtcaatcctaattctatctcatttTTGAGGAATAGTTTAAGTCATTCAAGCGTAAttttttgtgtgctgttttagaatttcatatgtgacgtcatttttgtgcctttttaccatttcatatgtgacgtcactttttttgctttttgcgttgaggccttgactaactcaggtgtgtctattttttgtattggtttatgtaatgtatccggtttttttttctgtaattagttaagactTCAGACTTATCATGTATATCTtgtatatagtcattttataataatactgtgtgcaaaagtataaattgttctaaataataagaatgttcttatcccaagcagaaaaccctagccgtatttgacactacttttttgaaatttttatcctcagtgctgtacaactttgtacttattttggctttcgaacttttgtatGTGGGCGTCACTAGTGaatcttgtgtggacgaaacgcacttctggcgtactaaattttaaacctggtaccttttgttagctattattcgtgtgtttctttgtctaatatgttctcctatttatttgtattgtagtcctgtaatattatgttgtaattttaatattatatttaacattgccattaaatcGCGAGGTTTGGCTtgccacaaaacaaggttcaacccaccatcttttctttaaaaaatatcctgtaccaagtcaggaatatggccattgttatattaaagttcgtttctgtgtgtgttacatgtttacgttgtgtttctgttgtgtcgtttgttttctcttatatttgagtgtgaattcacattactataagacgtgttacggtactttcctatcccaaattcatgtttttggttttgatgttatatttgttattctcatcggattttgtctaatgcttagttcgtttctgtgtgtgttacattttaatgttgtgtcgttgttctcctcttatatttaacgcgtttccctcagtttaagtttgcaacccggatttgttgtttttttcatcgatttatgagttttgaacagcggtatactactgttgactttatttggTAAAATAAACCAAGTAGCAGGAAATACCAATATATCAGTTTTTAGAGAAATCCCAgcaccaaaacaaaatttcaactaTTGATTCTAAACAAAAACTAAGTCTATATCAAAATTTTCCGATAATTAATTACAAATCAATAGTATGCTAATTTTCTTATTATGCACAACACTGTGCAAAATTTCATTGTTGATCTAGACATACTTTAGCAGTTTTTCTTTTGCAAAACCTATTTCTCGAATTGTGTTATTAGTAAACAAAAACTAcgtttttttcacaaattttatttCACTGCATTTACGAAATTCTTTTATCAAAATtggtacattaaaaaaaaatcttttttttccaaaatcatCTACATATTTTCCCAACAAATATGCAAAATATTATTAGTGTACTACTAATAGTTTTTAAGTTATTCAATTTACAAACATTGCCACCGGACAGAGCAAATGCCAATATTAAAACTATAAGGCATCTGTTGTCTCTAAATTTATACTTACTTTAAAGATGGGTAATTCAAACTAGCTGTTACTGAAAAAGGTAGAAAACgttttaaaacttatttatatatttttaccatATAATCTGTTTTAGTCAAAACAATTTACAACATTATAGTCATATGAAAAATTCCCGCTTACTAAAGTTACTTTTACATTGGCTAGCCTAAAATACTATCAGAAAcagaaatatcaagacacaaaAGGATGATGCATATGAATCAAAGAAAAGGATCTTTAAATGattggcattgtcagtttctgGATTTTGATTACTGTAGAAATACCTAGTTTTCATACTGCACACAGTTCCAATAGTGTTTGATTAGTAAATACCCACATATGGCTCACAGACATTATAAACATTATAACtgtgacaaattaaaaaaaatacataacatCTTTTTTACTTACAAGCCAACAAACATTGGTTCTGCTTCGTCCTTTCATTAATTTTTTCTTGCTTTATTAAACACCCTGAACAATTGTCCGTCGATGATTTTACAACTGAAAACAAATAAGATGGTTATCAATTACTACATGCTATTTTCATATATTCCCTGGTAATGTTCAGCGATTCTGATATTATTTTCAGTGGCTATAAAGGATGAATTCTCAGTTGAGAAATAATTTGATCAGAATAATAAGATGACATGTCTGTTAAACTGCATTCAACAAATTTTCAACGAGTttgacgggtgccatatgtggagcaggttCTGATTATTATTCCGAAGCATCTGAGATccctatttgtctttttctttttcagtcgttgtgctgtcagtttattttcgccttatgagtttgaatgtccctttgatatcgtTAACCTCTCTATCTATATTTGTACTATCATAATTATCAGATAAAAGTACAAATCATCAAAAAATGCCTTCCTGCTTCGTCATAACGTCACTGTGACAGCAATGCAgaagttaaaaaaatgtataactagGGGTTTGGAGAGTTGTATCtttagcaatcatactacatcttctttttttatatttggataTAGCCGTCAGCAGTATAGATAAGCAAGCTTTGAATTATCCTAAACTAAGAAGAGTTAGGATAAAGATCTATAGCACACATGGGTGAGACAGCAACGAATAAAACTCACGAGGTTCCTGGGCAGtcgaaaaaacaatattttggtgGTTATTTTTAATGAATCCTAATTGTTtgacggcgtgcacaaagctcagtccacaaacgtaacgtcttcaaaTGACTAAAACCATTTACGACGTCGGCATTTTCCCCCAGAAAACAAGCgcgtaacaaaaacactggacacttagtttatcacataactttaaatatttacgttcaacatatttcttttttctttcgaaCAAAAATGTGCATCAAATGCACATtctggaaatataaataaatatatgctaCGAGCAGTGAAATGGAAATGATTAGCGACTATGTCGTGGACCCTTTTCAGAAAATAGCGTTAAAACGTTATTTTTTTAGATTGTAACATAATAGCTGGACATTAAAAACATTCAGGTGTTCAGTCTGGACTATCGAATCATTTAGATTTTGCAGATTATTTTAAACCTCTGGTTATGCACATTTGGAATATCAAgttattaagaaaataaaaagattgctattacatattttttcttgTCGATTCTTCCTTTACGATTATTAGTCCTTCCAAATTACTACTTCTTACACATAACGAAGATCATTCCAAGCTTATCTATTATgatcgtttttgattttttttttgcgatGAATTTCGTGTGATGTCCGAGTCCGAATCAGAACAATTTTATTATGCGAAAATGCaggaaaatatgttgattttgtataagttttaggtaaaaaaaactaatttatgCTTATTCAAtgttcaggggcgtagctacccggaggcacgacagcacgtgcatccacgtcgttttcacaaaaaaaaaaaaaaaaaaaaaaaagcagaagagagagagatgagttggtcaatcggaatcggagactgttggtgtcttttccgtctatcctggatattagtttgacaacctagttacaagtgttgatgaagctgttcattcagaaaaagatcgtagccccgaagttgcgtgcacattgattcggcatgcagaaaaagaaatggcaaaataaaaatttataaattgaatgttaaaggaaacacctagtatgttgttactttttttaattgatgaagtATCATTagataacgacatttggtttcaaaataattttttttttgagattatgacaaaatcggaaggttacttgtatcttttacaagatttttacttttgaatttgtaatattcAGTCTattctaagatatgtagttttggagcacattttacagtgtacagttcatcagtttggaatgagatgtaccaatcggcattagaattatcagatcccttcgatatcgttgaaaatatgccgaggcgatgtggttgacagactaccggagccaatcatcctgcaaccacgccaaaacagtattggaaagtttcattattttttgcgttcatagaccatatgataaggcaactggagagtggagtcgcgtcaagttatcagaaaatcgcttctttgtgctgtatctcacggcttcatcgtgttgtaggaaatatcacaaacgaacaaatctcaatattgtctgaaacatacgaaactgacctagcatgtaattttgacgaattcaattgggaggtcgctcgatgccgaacacgtacgctggtttataacatctcgcgagtgctaccatgccatgatggccccgaaatctatcagtcacggtactacgtatgcaattgaaaacaaactgtacgatcaacaatgaacaacgaaagttacatagcatGACTGCAtgttcatcgggatttcagtgtgaatgttgacaaagtaatagagaagtttgtttctgcccagacccgaagagcagattttggacaattttgagtaaattctatatcacaaatatttgttgtttatgtattactatattcagaagatttattaatagttttacattcataaatttttatctacatatagctcctcttttaaccgtcctatgaccgaaaaccgaaaaaaaaaaaaaattctgcattaTAGGGTCCaaaaattttttcgcctcgctccgctcggcggtagttgcttccacatcgtttctttctagctacgcccctgatgtTACAAGTTACACTGTACTTTTTCCGTTATTCTATATGTCCGTTTCATGGTTtatagattaaattttaatttaccttACTAGCAATGTGGATTTTAATAGCATGCattcatcattttatcataaaaaatacttatttttattcttattcaaaaatattttaaacacggttgtataaaactattaaaaaagcgcattttacagttgccgtcaactttgtgcacgcGGTCTTTCCGCTTACATTTCTATATGTATCATCTATACAGCTCGACGACAAAGGTGCTCAAAAATATAAAGGTAATTTATTGAATGACTGAGCACAAAAACACAGTTACAACTAAAACAAACATTAACTCATATCCCATAACAGATTGTTAGAAATCATTTAAATGTTGTTCGAGAAATCTCAATTGCTAATATAAAAAGTATTCCTACCCATATTCTATCTTCAACCGCCTCAATAGCTTAAATAACATACCATGTGGAAAATTTTGTACATCCAGAAGTACATCGATTATTTGTCTTGTAGGAGAATCTAAATCACAGACGTCAATAATGGTTGATATGAAAGACTTGATGGCAGATACAAATCCATTTTTATCAACAACAACAGATTCGAGTATTGTTGTTTCAATC carries:
- the LOC139520962 gene encoding uncharacterized protein — protein: MVINMDEYTQYLKLLSFVFGISTDVIHHYFEIRILNTLTFHMFLNNNKHILFHEYIPTVQCCQCFLLSVAAPNKRGCLRKDQFSSLFDSSGPATPNHAKMSLHGSVSQYCLCSVSPVSNVNIDVMDITLVCALVRKCCPSIPGNPVWLETIRDTRNYLVHLPSGQLSSQEFENRWKILETAVINIAGIIGTTYQKTTRKHIAGLKIDTLSLEGVKDIIKDINDEAKQKLVGVLGILNENKNEIMNALESQFEKLSIDIRNLTFEVQITRKSISPASSPASSQLTVECMTGADGAGKEDDDFGDVKSGSSIAKCYVLWKFANPGSWDMEKVVKTLRSVSALLKEWFEIEFVYVGSLVIETTILESVVVDKNGFVSAIKSFISTIIDVCDLDSPTRQIIDVLLDVQNFPHVVKSSTDNCSGCLIKQEKINERTKQNQCLLALTASLNYPSLNCFVCQYEVEDIADVYYCQECIGWMCESCFQVHQISRISQSHRIMNLPHITQVSKENTHRFTLFHHATFPGSDIKDIKSLALGKIAIADYNKKIIIYQLNEDSYDEIVLPFAPWYLAVIDDNTIAVSFRTKRSIGVVDIAKSYIKRVIFLEKHCTGITFYSDVLFVTAMHSLFTLDIEGNPLVSLNIESLDSEFNNYICIGRNGKTFVNDYIHDQILQIDELGDTISTFKSKHFKYPCGLTIDDNGYVYVVCSESNNVFRINPENNDIQIILTADYYSSGDTKICFQDDTKLLAISNGNIVSLYSRLNLFD